A single genomic interval of uncultured Sphaerochaeta sp. harbors:
- a CDS encoding universal stress protein, with product MGVPFKQIVVYQDGSESSMTAIMYGIKLAKEHDAKLTAAYVVNTRALSELVKAGIFVTVERDEYQRDLQLDADRYLRHASRLAQQKQVLIETIKLEGTVHVVMKELLKSSKADLLVLGGVTDIRSRREELASETDRMLRTSPCPVLVVRDDDDIWLEFEA from the coding sequence ATGGGAGTTCCATTTAAGCAGATCGTCGTGTACCAGGATGGCTCAGAGAGTTCGATGACAGCAATCATGTATGGCATCAAGCTGGCCAAGGAACACGATGCAAAACTGACCGCAGCATATGTTGTGAATACCAGAGCCTTGAGCGAATTGGTCAAGGCAGGCATATTTGTGACAGTGGAACGTGATGAGTACCAACGCGACCTACAGTTGGATGCTGATAGGTATCTACGGCATGCCTCCCGTCTTGCCCAGCAGAAGCAAGTACTCATAGAAACGATTAAACTGGAAGGTACTGTACACGTAGTGATGAAAGAGTTGTTGAAGTCTTCAAAGGCAGATTTGCTGGTGCTCGGAGGTGTCACTGATATCCGTTCCCGACGCGAGGAGCTTGCCAGTGAGACTGACAGGATGCTACGTACCTCCCCTTGCCCTGTACTGGTAGTCAGGGATGATGACGATATCTGGCTGGAGTTTGAAGCATAA
- a CDS encoding PTS sugar transporter subunit IIA: MNVLDVLDRNLVKVPLMHTDKQGVITELVEVMAKVKGYSSEQFEAVLNAVLDRERLGSTGIGNGIAIPHAKSDVVEHVSLVIGISRLPVEFDAPDGQKSRIFFLVLAPSKEASAHVELLASIARSCTSQVFRRMLEQARDSDEVVRLFME; encoded by the coding sequence ATGAATGTACTGGATGTATTGGACAGGAATTTGGTGAAAGTGCCCCTCATGCACACCGATAAGCAGGGTGTGATCACGGAACTTGTGGAAGTGATGGCAAAGGTAAAAGGGTATTCATCTGAGCAGTTTGAAGCTGTCTTGAACGCTGTCCTCGATAGGGAGAGACTTGGCTCCACCGGCATCGGGAATGGGATAGCCATTCCGCATGCCAAGAGTGATGTGGTAGAACATGTCTCGCTTGTGATTGGTATAAGCAGATTACCTGTTGAGTTCGATGCGCCGGATGGCCAGAAGAGCCGGATCTTTTTCTTGGTACTGGCTCCTTCAAAGGAAGCTTCCGCGCACGTAGAGCTGCTTGCTTCCATTGCCCGTAGCTGTACAAGCCAGGTCTTTCGCAGAATGCTTGAACAAGCCAGGGATAGTGATGAGGTGGTACGCCTATTCATGGAATAG
- a CDS encoding iron-containing alcohol dehydrogenase: MMSAEFTYYAPTRVVFGKDTEEQVGTLVKEQGCKKVLLHYGSESAKRSGLLDRIKASLDAERINYVELGGVVPNPRLSKVHEGIELCKREGVDFLLAVGGGSVIDSAKAIGYGLYHGGEVWDFYEQKRQVEGCYPVGTVLTIAAAGSEMSSSSVITNEEGNLKRGLNHDSSRCKFAIMNPELTYTLPQYQTMCGAADIMMHTMERYFIVGDTMDLTDEIAEGLLRTVVKAALILKDHNDDYDARANIMWASSLSHNGLTGAGNTSRGDWAPHQLEHEMGGMFDVAHGAGLAAIWDSWARYVYTQKPERFARFGSAVFGMERTNDTIADALKAIEQVKTFFKSISMPTNFRELGITPTEEQIDEMTLKATFFEKRTLGDFLVLGAKEIKDIYMDANQG, from the coding sequence ATGATGTCAGCAGAATTTACCTATTACGCCCCTACCCGTGTGGTGTTCGGGAAAGATACAGAGGAGCAAGTTGGAACCTTGGTCAAGGAACAGGGTTGCAAGAAGGTCCTTCTTCACTACGGTTCAGAAAGTGCAAAGCGATCAGGATTGCTTGATCGTATCAAGGCTTCTCTGGATGCAGAGCGAATCAATTACGTTGAACTTGGCGGAGTGGTTCCCAACCCACGACTCAGCAAGGTACACGAAGGTATTGAGTTGTGCAAACGGGAGGGAGTTGACTTCCTGCTCGCAGTGGGTGGTGGTTCAGTCATCGACTCAGCCAAGGCCATTGGTTATGGCTTATACCACGGTGGAGAGGTCTGGGACTTCTACGAACAGAAGCGTCAGGTAGAAGGATGCTACCCTGTTGGTACGGTATTAACCATTGCAGCTGCAGGCAGTGAGATGAGCAGCTCATCGGTCATCACGAATGAAGAGGGAAATCTCAAGCGTGGCTTGAATCATGATTCATCACGATGCAAGTTTGCAATCATGAACCCCGAGTTGACGTATACCCTACCACAATACCAGACCATGTGTGGTGCAGCGGACATCATGATGCACACGATGGAGCGTTACTTCATCGTTGGCGATACCATGGATTTGACTGACGAGATTGCCGAAGGCTTGCTTAGAACGGTAGTCAAAGCTGCACTCATCCTGAAAGATCATAATGACGATTATGATGCACGTGCAAACATCATGTGGGCCAGCAGCCTCTCGCATAATGGCTTGACTGGTGCAGGAAACACATCCCGTGGAGATTGGGCTCCTCACCAGTTGGAGCACGAGATGGGTGGCATGTTTGATGTAGCCCACGGTGCAGGACTTGCCGCAATATGGGACAGCTGGGCACGCTATGTCTATACACAGAAACCTGAGCGGTTTGCCAGGTTCGGTAGTGCCGTATTTGGCATGGAGAGAACCAACGATACCATAGCAGATGCATTGAAAGCCATTGAACAGGTCAAGACCTTCTTTAAGAGCATTTCCATGCCCACCAACTTCCGGGAATTGGGGATTACCCCCACTGAAGAACAGATTGACGAGATGACTCTGAAAGCTACCTTCTTTGAAAAAAGAACCTTGGGTGATTTCCTCGTCTTGGGAGCAAAGGAGATCAAGGATATCTATATGGATGCCAACCAGGGTTAG
- a CDS encoding lactate utilization protein: MDANVKTNRTLQVERTIKALKKNNIDARFLETMDEVVPSVTSLLTKGESVAVGGSVTLKETGVLDLLRNGDYTFYDRYKPGLDKEGITEVMHKSFFVDTYLASANAVTEHGELYCVDGTSNRVAALLYGPKQVILVVSWDKIVPDLVSAILRVKQLAAPANARRLNTGAYCVESGKCINAHCDANNLMALTAGACEHTICSNYVVFSHQQIEGRMKVLIIGESLGY, from the coding sequence ATGGATGCAAATGTAAAAACGAATCGTACCTTGCAGGTTGAACGGACCATCAAGGCACTCAAAAAAAACAATATCGATGCCCGTTTCCTTGAAACGATGGATGAGGTTGTTCCATCTGTCACGTCGCTTCTCACAAAAGGAGAAAGTGTTGCAGTTGGAGGTTCTGTGACCCTCAAGGAAACCGGCGTCCTCGATCTCCTGAGGAATGGGGACTACACCTTTTATGACCGTTACAAGCCTGGCCTCGATAAAGAGGGAATCACTGAAGTCATGCACAAGAGCTTCTTTGTTGACACCTATCTTGCCAGTGCCAATGCTGTTACGGAACATGGAGAGTTGTACTGTGTTGATGGAACCAGCAACAGGGTTGCAGCCCTGCTCTACGGCCCGAAGCAGGTAATCCTTGTTGTCTCATGGGATAAGATTGTCCCAGACCTGGTAAGTGCAATCCTTAGGGTCAAGCAGCTTGCAGCCCCTGCCAACGCCAGACGATTGAATACTGGAGCATATTGCGTGGAGAGTGGGAAATGCATCAATGCCCACTGCGATGCAAACAACCTAATGGCTCTCACCGCTGGAGCATGTGAACATACCATCTGTTCGAACTATGTGGTGTTCAGTCACCAGCAAATAGAAGGAAGAATGAAGGTTCTCATCATCGGTGAGAGCCTGGGATACTGA
- a CDS encoding MBL fold metallo-hydrolase, with the protein MHITFFGAAQQVTGSCTLVEVNGKYLLVDFGLPQGNDEKEAGMNLPFDAHAIDYVFLTHAHIDHSGRIPLLVKKGFEGKIFCTAATVDLCEIMLADSGHIHEMEAEWKSRKAKRAGKKGVEPLYTVEDAKDSMGFFSPCDYEKVCTIDEGIKVRFNDAGHLLGSSSIEMWLSEGKENRKLVFSGDIGNFDQPLIKDPDYIDTADFVVMESTYGNRVHKKPENAVGNSVPTQVRAQELADIIERTFKRGGNVIIPAFAVGRTQEMLYLLRVIIEKKLCPTVHEIPVFVDSPLSVKATHVFAGNLFGYMDDETMELVNKGINPILFPSLVTITDVEGSKALNRRKESCVIISSSGMCEAGRIKHHLKHNLWRSECTVLFSGYQAGGTLGRSILEGARHVTIFGEQIDVRCEVNELHGISGHADQEGLVKWLTSFKKEPRRAFIVHGDKEVAPWFASYVSRTLGIKAYAPKVLERFDLLNEESLPLAEPMEEIMLPYFRELNEALEELKKQEANLLSVVQRLENAGKEKNLEEKRAQRLTNAINRLASDLEYLKIKWGVDAD; encoded by the coding sequence ATGCATATTACGTTTTTCGGAGCAGCACAACAGGTAACTGGTAGTTGCACGCTGGTGGAGGTGAACGGTAAGTATTTGCTTGTCGATTTTGGTCTCCCCCAGGGCAATGATGAGAAAGAAGCGGGGATGAATCTTCCTTTTGATGCACACGCCATAGATTATGTGTTCTTGACTCATGCCCATATTGACCACAGTGGACGTATTCCGCTGCTGGTGAAGAAGGGCTTCGAGGGTAAGATTTTCTGTACTGCAGCAACAGTGGATTTGTGTGAGATCATGCTTGCCGACAGCGGGCACATCCACGAGATGGAGGCGGAGTGGAAAAGCCGGAAAGCAAAGCGTGCAGGCAAGAAGGGGGTAGAACCTCTGTATACAGTGGAGGATGCAAAGGATTCCATGGGGTTCTTTTCTCCATGTGACTATGAGAAGGTCTGTACGATCGATGAAGGTATCAAGGTGCGATTCAATGATGCAGGACACCTGCTGGGTTCATCTTCCATTGAGATGTGGCTCAGTGAAGGAAAAGAGAATCGCAAACTGGTATTTTCAGGTGATATCGGAAATTTTGACCAGCCCTTGATCAAGGACCCAGACTATATCGATACCGCGGATTTCGTGGTGATGGAGTCCACCTATGGAAACCGGGTACATAAGAAACCAGAGAATGCTGTTGGTAACTCTGTTCCCACTCAGGTAAGGGCGCAAGAGCTCGCAGATATCATTGAGCGGACTTTCAAACGTGGCGGCAATGTAATAATCCCTGCTTTTGCGGTTGGTAGGACACAGGAGATGCTCTATTTGTTGAGGGTCATCATTGAGAAAAAGCTCTGTCCAACAGTTCATGAGATACCGGTATTTGTTGATAGCCCGCTATCGGTGAAGGCAACCCATGTGTTTGCAGGAAACTTGTTTGGTTATATGGATGATGAAACCATGGAGCTGGTGAACAAGGGTATCAATCCCATTCTTTTCCCCTCTCTGGTAACCATCACAGACGTAGAAGGGTCCAAGGCATTGAACCGACGCAAGGAAAGTTGTGTGATCATTAGCTCCAGTGGCATGTGTGAGGCGGGAAGGATCAAACACCATTTGAAACATAATCTGTGGAGAAGTGAATGTACCGTTCTCTTTAGCGGGTATCAGGCAGGTGGAACACTTGGGCGTTCCATTCTTGAGGGAGCAAGGCATGTCACCATCTTTGGTGAGCAGATTGATGTACGTTGTGAAGTGAATGAATTGCATGGCATCAGTGGACATGCTGACCAGGAAGGCTTGGTGAAATGGCTTACCAGCTTCAAAAAGGAGCCAAGACGAGCCTTCATTGTTCATGGGGATAAGGAAGTTGCCCCTTGGTTTGCTTCCTATGTATCCAGAACTCTGGGCATCAAGGCATATGCACCTAAGGTTTTGGAGCGGTTTGACTTGCTCAATGAGGAGTCATTGCCACTTGCAGAGCCTATGGAAGAGATCATGCTTCCATACTTCCGTGAGCTAAATGAGGCTTTAGAAGAGCTAAAGAAGCAAGAGGCCAACCTACTCTCAGTTGTGCAGCGCTTGGAAAATGCTGGGAAAGAGAAGAACCTTGAAGAAAAACGTGCCCAGCGGCTCACCAATGCGATCAACAGGCTTGCCAGTGACTTGGAGTATTTGAAGATTAAATGGGGAGTGGATGCTGACTAG
- a CDS encoding GNAT family N-acetyltransferase — translation MQNIRTVLPQDIPYLYSIALKTAFAGLDGTPYFNDPWCVGHYYAAPYFFYEPELCFIALDEKGIPSGYIVGTSDTASYTSWLQKTWLPPLQEHYNHQQVFKSEAEESVIKTLLKGPGQGMWHNLGYPAHLHIDLLPQLQGKGLGLSLMETFIKTVQEKGVPGIHLGVDGRNTRAYGFYERMGFTILEQQSWGSVFGKQLI, via the coding sequence ATGCAGAACATCAGAACAGTATTACCACAGGATATTCCCTATCTTTACTCAATAGCTCTCAAGACCGCCTTTGCAGGACTTGATGGTACCCCATATTTCAATGATCCATGGTGTGTCGGTCACTACTATGCAGCTCCCTACTTTTTTTATGAACCAGAACTCTGCTTCATAGCGCTTGATGAAAAGGGGATACCCTCCGGATATATTGTAGGAACAAGTGACACTGCATCCTATACCTCCTGGCTTCAGAAAACCTGGCTGCCTCCCTTGCAGGAACACTATAACCATCAACAAGTGTTCAAGAGTGAAGCAGAAGAGAGTGTAATCAAAACACTGCTCAAAGGACCTGGACAAGGGATGTGGCACAATCTGGGGTATCCAGCGCATCTGCATATCGACCTGCTCCCACAGTTGCAAGGCAAGGGCCTTGGGCTGAGCCTCATGGAAACCTTTATAAAAACAGTACAGGAAAAGGGTGTCCCAGGCATCCATCTTGGAGTGGATGGGAGGAACACCCGTGCTTATGGTTTCTATGAGAGAATGGGATTTACCATCCTAGAACAACAGAGCTGGGGATCGGTTTTTGGGAAACAGTTGATCTAG
- a CDS encoding sulfite exporter TauE/SafE family protein, with protein MLLLSVFAIVFVGAFLQANIGFGFPIIAMIFFPSLFPFSTAVTLNQIIAIGSTGFLTIRYWKSIQWKVLIPLLVSSLIVGAIVIVSSLQVESRILTGILGFFLMALSLYFALFSKKIVIQASILNGLLMGIVAGLGNGLFGIGGPPIALYLFAAVKDKKHYLATIQAYFLVCNIQSILIRSYHGAFEISHIPIILIGWVAIAVGTYVGLLLFKRTPDYLLKRIVYMFVGASGLWIAIQHLILSL; from the coding sequence GTGTTGCTTCTCAGTGTATTTGCCATTGTGTTTGTGGGGGCTTTCCTACAAGCAAATATCGGATTTGGTTTTCCCATAATTGCCATGATATTCTTTCCTTCATTGTTTCCATTTTCAACTGCTGTGACACTTAATCAGATCATTGCAATCGGTAGTACTGGTTTTCTCACTATTAGGTATTGGAAATCGATTCAATGGAAAGTGCTTATCCCCTTATTGGTTTCCAGTTTGATTGTAGGTGCAATTGTGATCGTATCCAGTCTCCAGGTGGAAAGCCGCATCCTTACAGGAATCCTCGGTTTCTTTCTTATGGCATTGTCACTATATTTTGCCCTCTTCAGTAAGAAAATTGTTATACAGGCTTCCATACTCAACGGGCTTTTAATGGGTATTGTTGCTGGATTGGGTAATGGGTTGTTTGGTATAGGTGGCCCTCCTATAGCCTTGTATCTTTTTGCTGCAGTGAAAGACAAGAAACACTATCTAGCCACCATCCAGGCCTATTTCCTGGTCTGCAATATTCAGAGTATCCTAATTAGAAGTTATCATGGAGCGTTTGAGATATCGCACATACCAATCATTCTTATTGGATGGGTGGCTATTGCTGTTGGCACGTATGTTGGGCTGCTTCTTTTTAAAAGAACCCCCGATTATCTTCTCAAGCGTATTGTCTATATGTTTGTTGGAGCTAGTGGTTTATGGATAGCCATACAACATTTGATTCTTAGTCTCTAA